The Stratiformator vulcanicus genome has a segment encoding these proteins:
- a CDS encoding DUF1553 domain-containing protein: MIATVCGGFAAASADDSSATAHFEKSIRPLLIARCIDCHGPDSQDGGLRLDTRAGWVKGGDTGTPIIVGKPASSLLMRAVGYQDIALQMPPDGRLKPSEIAALRKWIADGAIDPRVDDSETVETVQTADELLDTFWAYQPVSEPVPPEVASDENVRQAVDRFVLARLEAKGRQFNAEADAHTLVRRIYFDLTGLPPSPDELDHWAPLVSDPAQWKRLVDELLDSRRFAEHFARRWLDVVRYSESVTLRGFILNGAWRYRDSVVEAFDSDRPYDQFVRDHLAGDLIADETESLGERRQRMAAATFLLLGNTNFEEQNKRQLEMDIVDEQLSVMGTAFLGQTIGCARCHDHKFDPISTREYYSLAGILHNALPMKHGNISVWEPSDYPLDEQTQAEFASVRNRLDSAKKELKAARDRLAALSDDPEIIAANSLPGIVVDDSDGNTGIVGEWKHSRYSKRYIGVGYRQDDNEGQGTKTITFTPDLPGPGEYEVRFAYIPGGGRATNVPVTLLHAAGETTIRVDQSKVPDIDQRFVSLGTFRFEDGNQGYVTVANEGANGFVTADAVQYLPINSDQTEVEMDVDRTAEQATAKAAVDAAQEKVNQLDARWSERPQMLLPREKSKIKDLPVHVRGSVHLKGEIVPRDVPRIGGPIDVSAATDEESGRRELAYWLSSPDNRLTSRVMVNRLWLWVFGEGIVRSPNNFGSTGRLPTHPELLDHLANLFVEQGWSTKSIVRELVLSQAYRQASAAPASLTETDPDNRLWGRAERKRLPAESIRDAMLAATGELDFVDSRPTPDVKSDYGYEFKANVRSMYLPVFRNEVPDLFAAFDFPDPSMSIGRRDESVIAPQALYLMNSPFVIKRAERLAELITTQDAAGESAERQLNLLYRRLLSREPTAAEQELSLQVLNQAAGEDEVKRTWGLIAHALLASPDFRYLD; this comes from the coding sequence ATGATCGCCACCGTTTGCGGCGGATTCGCGGCGGCATCAGCCGACGATTCGTCCGCAACGGCGCACTTCGAGAAATCGATTCGGCCGCTGCTGATCGCCAGGTGCATCGATTGCCACGGCCCTGATTCGCAGGATGGCGGCTTGCGACTCGACACTCGAGCTGGCTGGGTCAAAGGAGGCGACACGGGGACGCCGATCATCGTCGGAAAACCTGCTAGCAGTCTCCTCATGCGGGCGGTCGGTTATCAGGATATCGCCCTGCAGATGCCGCCGGACGGCCGACTGAAACCTTCTGAGATCGCCGCGCTGCGAAAATGGATTGCCGACGGAGCCATCGATCCGCGGGTTGATGATTCGGAGACTGTCGAAACGGTTCAAACGGCAGATGAGTTGCTCGATACTTTTTGGGCTTATCAGCCTGTATCGGAACCCGTTCCGCCCGAAGTCGCTTCCGATGAAAATGTGCGCCAAGCCGTCGACCGGTTCGTGCTGGCCCGACTCGAAGCGAAGGGACGACAATTCAACGCCGAAGCCGATGCCCACACGCTGGTGCGTCGGATCTACTTCGATCTGACCGGACTTCCCCCTTCGCCGGATGAACTCGATCACTGGGCGCCGCTCGTGAGCGACCCGGCTCAGTGGAAGCGTCTTGTCGATGAACTTCTGGATTCACGCCGCTTCGCCGAGCATTTCGCCCGCCGCTGGCTCGACGTCGTCCGCTACAGCGAGTCGGTCACGCTTCGCGGTTTCATTCTGAATGGGGCGTGGCGGTACCGCGATTCCGTCGTGGAGGCGTTTGATTCCGATCGCCCTTACGACCAATTCGTGAGGGATCACTTAGCTGGAGACTTAATTGCCGATGAGACCGAATCCCTCGGGGAACGTCGCCAGCGAATGGCCGCGGCGACCTTCTTGCTGCTCGGAAACACGAATTTCGAAGAGCAGAACAAGCGGCAGTTGGAGATGGATATCGTCGACGAGCAGCTTTCGGTGATGGGCACGGCCTTTCTGGGACAGACGATCGGCTGCGCCCGCTGCCACGATCACAAGTTCGATCCGATCTCGACGCGGGAGTATTACTCACTGGCGGGTATCCTCCACAACGCATTGCCGATGAAGCACGGCAACATTTCCGTGTGGGAACCCTCGGATTATCCGCTCGATGAACAGACCCAAGCCGAATTCGCGTCGGTGCGAAACCGACTCGATTCTGCAAAGAAAGAATTGAAAGCCGCTCGTGATCGGCTCGCCGCACTCTCCGATGATCCGGAGATTATCGCGGCAAATTCCCTGCCGGGCATCGTCGTCGATGACTCGGACGGAAACACCGGAATCGTCGGCGAATGGAAGCATTCGCGATACAGCAAGCGTTATATCGGCGTGGGATACCGGCAGGACGACAACGAAGGCCAGGGCACCAAGACGATTACCTTCACCCCGGACCTTCCCGGACCGGGCGAGTACGAGGTTCGCTTCGCCTACATTCCCGGTGGCGGTCGCGCGACGAATGTCCCCGTCACCCTGCTTCACGCCGCGGGGGAAACAACGATCCGGGTCGATCAGTCGAAGGTTCCCGATATTGATCAGCGATTTGTCAGCCTCGGCACGTTCCGTTTCGAAGACGGAAACCAAGGCTATGTCACTGTCGCGAACGAGGGCGCCAACGGTTTCGTCACCGCCGATGCCGTGCAGTACCTGCCGATCAACAGTGATCAGACCGAAGTCGAAATGGATGTTGATCGAACCGCCGAACAGGCGACCGCGAAGGCTGCCGTCGACGCCGCACAGGAGAAGGTCAATCAACTCGACGCGCGCTGGAGTGAGCGTCCGCAAATGTTGCTCCCGCGCGAGAAAAGTAAGATTAAAGACCTTCCGGTCCACGTGCGCGGCAGCGTGCACTTAAAAGGAGAGATCGTTCCCCGAGACGTCCCCCGCATCGGCGGACCTATCGATGTTTCAGCAGCGACGGATGAAGAAAGTGGCCGCCGGGAACTGGCCTACTGGCTCTCGTCGCCCGACAACCGGCTGACGTCGCGGGTCATGGTCAACCGCCTGTGGTTGTGGGTCTTCGGTGAAGGCATCGTCCGCTCGCCCAATAATTTCGGCTCGACAGGAAGGCTGCCGACGCATCCTGAATTGCTCGATCACCTCGCAAACCTCTTTGTCGAGCAGGGTTGGTCAACGAAATCGATCGTGCGGGAATTGGTCCTCTCGCAGGCCTACCGACAAGCCTCCGCGGCCCCGGCTTCGCTCACTGAAACTGACCCGGACAATCGACTGTGGGGTCGGGCCGAACGGAAACGCCTTCCCGCTGAGTCAATTCGCGACGCGATGCTCGCCGCAACCGGTGAACTGGACTTTGTCGACAGTCGTCCTACCCCCGACGTGAAGAGCGACTACGGATATGAGTTCAAAGCCAATGTCCGCAGCATGTACCTCCCGGTATTCCGAAATGAAGTACCCGATCTGTTCGCCGCGTTCGATTTTCCCGATCCGAGCATGTCAATCGGCCGTCGCGACGAAAGCGTCATCGCTCCGCAGGCTCTCTACCTGATGAATTCCCCGTTCGTGATTAAGCGGGCAGAGCGTTTGGCGGAATTAATAACGACGCAGGACGCCGCGGGCGAATCGGCCGAGCGTCAGCTCAATTTGCTCTATCGTCGACTGCTCAGCCGAGAGCCGACCGCCGCAGAACAAGAGCTTTCGCTCCAGGTCTTAAATCAGGCCGCTGGTGAAGACGAAGTGAAAAGAACATGGGGCCTGATTGCCCATGCGTTGCTCGCCTCACCCGACTTTCGTTATCTCGACTGA
- a CDS encoding DUF1501 domain-containing protein, translating into MRINPYDRRTALKTLACGFGNLALCGMAARRAAASNSASASAPSTHFVPKAKRIIFLFMQGGPSQVDTFDYKPELNRRDGENTGMHDARMIANTGKVETSNRRLMGAQWKFRQYGESGLWASDLFPETAQHADDMCVVHSMHSNGIAHGPSTLFLHCGSTNLIRPSMGSWISYGLGVANENLPAFVTICPSRGNGGARNYGTAFLPPVHQAMPIGSAGKSFGPDTVPNLANDLRTSAQQREFFDFSRRLHQTQMQNSPTDSVLDAELNSLELAWRMQNVAPDLLDVESESEATKSLYGLDQKETRDYGRQCLLARRLAEEGVRYIQVTHGDPTANPKWDQHSNIERHEKHARAVDRPIAGLLTDLKRRGLLDDTIVWWGGEFGRTPYAQGTGRDHNAGGFTHFLAGGGFRGGHVHGATDEFGHLAVEDKVHMHDMHATLLAHLGLDHEQLTYRHEGRDFRLTDVHGRIVSELS; encoded by the coding sequence ATGCGTATTAATCCCTACGATCGCCGGACGGCTTTGAAAACGCTGGCCTGCGGGTTCGGCAATCTGGCCCTGTGCGGCATGGCCGCGCGGCGGGCAGCCGCGTCGAACTCAGCCTCGGCATCCGCACCTTCGACGCACTTCGTCCCGAAAGCGAAGCGGATCATCTTCCTGTTTATGCAGGGGGGCCCCAGTCAGGTCGACACCTTCGACTACAAGCCCGAACTGAATCGTCGCGACGGCGAAAATACCGGGATGCACGATGCGCGGATGATCGCCAACACCGGCAAGGTCGAAACTTCAAACCGTCGGCTGATGGGCGCCCAGTGGAAGTTCCGCCAATACGGCGAATCGGGATTGTGGGCGTCCGATCTGTTCCCTGAGACGGCTCAACATGCCGACGACATGTGCGTCGTCCATTCGATGCATTCCAACGGCATCGCTCACGGTCCGTCGACGCTGTTTTTACACTGCGGTTCGACGAACCTGATCCGTCCCTCGATGGGATCCTGGATCAGTTACGGCCTCGGTGTTGCGAATGAAAACCTGCCCGCCTTCGTCACGATCTGCCCGTCTCGGGGCAACGGCGGAGCTCGCAACTACGGCACCGCCTTCCTACCGCCGGTGCATCAGGCCATGCCGATCGGCTCAGCAGGGAAGTCGTTCGGACCCGATACCGTTCCTAACCTCGCCAACGATCTAAGGACCTCCGCTCAGCAGCGCGAGTTCTTTGACTTCTCTCGGCGGCTGCATCAGACACAAATGCAGAATTCGCCGACCGATTCGGTCCTCGACGCCGAGCTCAATTCGCTCGAACTCGCGTGGCGAATGCAAAACGTCGCGCCGGACCTGCTCGACGTCGAATCAGAATCGGAAGCGACCAAATCGCTGTACGGTCTCGATCAAAAGGAAACTCGCGACTACGGCCGGCAGTGCCTGTTGGCCCGCCGATTGGCTGAGGAAGGCGTCCGCTATATTCAGGTGACACACGGCGATCCGACGGCGAACCCGAAGTGGGATCAGCACTCCAACATCGAACGGCATGAGAAACATGCCCGAGCCGTCGACCGCCCAATCGCCGGCTTGCTGACCGACCTTAAACGTCGCGGCCTGCTCGACGACACGATCGTTTGGTGGGGCGGCGAATTTGGCCGCACGCCCTATGCCCAAGGCACCGGGCGCGACCACAACGCGGGCGGCTTCACCCACTTTCTCGCCGGTGGCGGCTTTCGCGGCGGTCACGTCCACGGGGCAACCGACGAGTTCGGCCACCTGGCAGTCGAAGACAAAGTCCACATGCACGACATGCACGCCACGCTCCTGGCCCACCTCGGACTCGACCACGAGCAATTAACCTACCGCCACGAAGGCCGCGACTTCCGCCTCACCGACGTCCACGGCCGGATCGTCAGCGAACTATCTTAA